A single genomic interval of Bacillus sp. es.036 harbors:
- a CDS encoding VirD4-like conjugal transfer protein, CD1115 family, whose amino-acid sequence MNLKAILARKRVLIPLSICFFIMMMLIGTFILNLGYAMLDTIQTFPEFSQPLVIHLSYFTEFQIKKFPLAYGILAFISLLGIAQMVYKLKSNFKAIGTDEKGSQRFATRKEIQKQYKIIPDRKHAYKGKGGPVLARKGRKAYIDPSPVSNLIIGTTRSGKGQTYVIPTIDAYSRAEMQPSLVINDPKGELFASSRETLMKRGYEVEVLNLMNPMQSMSFNLLELVKQAYLDGDYSTAQTLCETITHMLYHNPKAKEPMWDDSAKSLVNAMILAITEKCIMEGTKEKITMYTVANMLSELGTKNEMDENGQEYNALDQYFQQLPQSHIAKEQYATSNFSKGNTRSSIFTTAMNGLTKFTMSETAKMTARNSLDLKKVGFGQFIKGRGSAFSKVYVTFPDGAKETNQSGEGGTWTINFSSRLATGDIITIVQDEVPLSEKQKRNQSNEQKVNYEKRERKLSIQINEIDEQKGEVTFSYTSNCKNDFTVERICYFTKPIALFMVTPDYDTSTHAIPSIFVSQLYYILSKNAAIAKGQKCMREVVFLLDEFGNMPAIADMDNKITVCLGRNIRFHLVIQSYAQLKDLYGEDGQATIRGNCGNEIYILSADYDSASSFSSKLGKRTLNTQTRSGTTFSLEKSRTESTEGRDLLTANELQELEEGDTVVRRVLMRRDKKGRKIRAFPIYNTGKHSMKYAHTYLNVDFNTERSITEEEIDTPHRYINPKDLVIDFYGASHREKANEEKKSQKTSRLEVTSINRDQWNEKNVGQFFDKSTLHMIVKHIAPLLEHSEQEMKEEPMEAFQFHLQLLGEGHEISRQVFSHIQKQIDKLKTETEKEEEENYL is encoded by the coding sequence ATGAATTTGAAAGCGATCCTTGCTAGAAAACGGGTGCTTATACCATTAAGCATCTGTTTTTTTATTATGATGATGTTAATCGGTACGTTTATTTTGAATTTAGGATATGCCATGTTGGATACGATTCAAACTTTTCCTGAATTTAGCCAACCGTTAGTCATTCACCTTTCGTATTTTACGGAGTTTCAGATAAAAAAATTTCCATTAGCCTATGGCATACTAGCTTTTATAAGTTTATTAGGTATCGCTCAGATGGTTTATAAACTTAAAAGTAATTTTAAAGCGATTGGAACCGATGAAAAGGGCTCCCAGCGTTTTGCCACACGAAAGGAAATTCAAAAACAATACAAGATTATTCCAGATAGGAAGCACGCTTATAAAGGAAAAGGTGGTCCAGTATTAGCCAGAAAAGGTCGAAAAGCTTACATTGATCCTTCTCCGGTGAGCAATTTAATTATCGGTACGACAAGAAGTGGGAAGGGACAAACGTATGTCATCCCTACAATTGATGCTTATTCCCGGGCGGAGATGCAGCCTTCACTCGTGATCAATGATCCTAAAGGGGAGCTCTTTGCATCAAGTCGGGAAACTCTTATGAAACGTGGATATGAAGTTGAAGTTCTTAATTTAATGAACCCAATGCAAAGCATGAGTTTCAATTTACTTGAACTTGTCAAACAGGCTTATTTAGATGGGGACTATTCCACTGCTCAAACGCTTTGTGAAACGATTACCCATATGCTTTACCATAACCCTAAAGCTAAGGAGCCGATGTGGGATGACTCAGCAAAGTCCCTCGTCAATGCAATGATTCTTGCCATAACTGAAAAATGTATTATGGAAGGAACAAAGGAAAAAATCACGATGTATACTGTTGCCAATATGTTATCTGAGTTGGGAACCAAAAATGAGATGGATGAAAATGGTCAAGAATACAATGCACTAGATCAGTATTTTCAACAGTTGCCTCAATCCCACATTGCCAAAGAACAGTATGCCACTAGTAACTTTTCAAAAGGAAATACGAGATCTAGTATCTTTACTACAGCAATGAATGGTCTTACTAAATTTACGATGAGTGAAACAGCTAAAATGACAGCTAGAAATTCATTAGACTTGAAAAAAGTAGGTTTTGGTCAATTTATTAAAGGGAGGGGTAGTGCCTTCTCAAAAGTGTATGTAACCTTTCCTGATGGCGCAAAGGAAACCAATCAATCGGGCGAAGGCGGTACTTGGACTATTAACTTTTCGTCACGACTAGCTACGGGAGATATCATCACGATTGTACAAGATGAAGTGCCTTTGTCTGAGAAACAAAAAAGAAATCAGTCCAATGAGCAAAAGGTCAACTATGAAAAGAGAGAAAGGAAGCTATCGATTCAAATAAATGAAATCGATGAACAAAAAGGGGAAGTCACCTTCTCCTATACTTCAAATTGCAAAAACGACTTTACAGTGGAACGGATTTGTTACTTTACGAAGCCAATTGCCCTATTCATGGTTACGCCAGATTATGATACCTCGACCCATGCCATCCCATCAATTTTTGTAAGTCAGTTGTATTATATCCTTTCTAAAAACGCAGCTATTGCTAAAGGACAGAAATGTATGCGTGAAGTTGTTTTTCTATTAGATGAATTTGGCAATATGCCGGCTATTGCTGACATGGATAATAAAATCACTGTCTGTTTAGGAAGAAATATTCGATTTCATCTTGTGATCCAATCATATGCTCAATTAAAAGATTTATATGGAGAAGATGGACAGGCAACGATCCGGGGGAACTGTGGAAATGAAATCTATATTTTAAGTGCTGATTACGACTCCGCATCCTCCTTTTCTTCTAAGTTAGGTAAAAGGACACTAAACACACAAACGCGATCAGGCACTACCTTTTCCCTAGAGAAGTCGAGAACAGAGAGTACGGAAGGAAGAGATCTGCTAACTGCCAATGAGCTACAGGAATTGGAGGAAGGTGATACTGTTGTTCGTCGCGTGTTGATGAGACGGGACAAAAAGGGGAGGAAGATACGCGCATTTCCAATTTACAATACCGGCAAGCATAGCATGAAATATGCTCATACGTATTTGAATGTTGACTTTAACACGGAGCGATCTATCACCGAAGAGGAAATTGATACACCCCATCGATACATTAACCCTAAAGATTTGGTTATCGATTTTTATGGAGCATCTCATCGAGAAAAGGCAAACGAAGAGAAGAAAAGTCAAAAGACTTCAAGATTAGAAGTAACGAGCATTAATAGAGATCAATGGAATGAAAAGAATGTGGGCCAATTTTTTGATAAGAGCACGCTCCATATGATAGTAAAACATATTGCGCCTCTCCTAGAACACAGTGAACAAGAGATGAAAGAGGAGCCCATGGAGGCATTTCAATTCCATTTGCAACTCTTAGGTGAAGGTCACGAAATTAGTCGTCAAGTATTTAGCCATATTCAAAAGCAGATTGATAAGTTGAAAACTGAGACGGAAAAGGAGGAAGAAGAGAATTATCTGTAA
- a CDS encoding ImmA/IrrE family metallo-endopeptidase: protein MTRSKRSYQKKSPEQVKEEIEKLTSGMEERISNHFHSPEQLKEYLDFMGKFYRYSPQNTALIESQFQGAEAVGSYAFWKEKGFPVNKGEKSIKILVPNRLGEQFQNKEGEWIPLKKATKQEKQLVKDGQLDKRDGRLIFSKGSIFDISQTSATQKDLPNIFPNKWMDGEVENYSQLRNGMEAIAENNNIRIVEPYEELGAAKGVSYTERGEVALNPRNSERQDAKTLLHELTHAKLHTKDNFTAYLKPEKEFQAEMTAYTVASYFNIDTSDYSLDYLHNWTKGHEFKDYESLLQEVQITAKEFIATIEESMEQEKEGEKTMSLNEEKQEMQDKQEREGVTSEKLSKMYRSQVSRHKEEKLEKHYSHQDFKDAYKKEVMNYFEPIVGKGLDKEENNDWKERLRKIRVFQDTQSKEEVYQLKKDSLKELKEIPLTDRGEKRLSRIENKLEREFHEGTGKESTSSEVKDGKGNKGYFQMKEKQKEKVEIER from the coding sequence ATGACGAGGAGTAAACGATCCTATCAAAAAAAGTCACCTGAACAAGTCAAAGAGGAAATTGAAAAACTCACGTCTGGAATGGAAGAACGTATTTCAAATCACTTTCATTCGCCGGAGCAGTTAAAAGAATATTTGGACTTTATGGGAAAGTTTTATCGCTACTCTCCTCAAAATACAGCACTCATTGAATCTCAGTTCCAAGGAGCTGAAGCTGTTGGGTCATATGCTTTTTGGAAGGAAAAAGGGTTTCCAGTGAATAAAGGAGAAAAAAGCATTAAAATACTTGTGCCAAATCGATTAGGAGAGCAATTTCAGAATAAAGAAGGGGAATGGATCCCTCTTAAAAAAGCAACCAAACAAGAAAAGCAACTAGTGAAAGACGGCCAACTCGATAAACGAGATGGCCGTCTTATTTTTTCTAAAGGAAGTATATTTGATATTTCTCAAACGAGCGCAACGCAAAAGGACTTGCCTAATATTTTTCCGAATAAGTGGATGGATGGAGAAGTTGAAAATTACAGCCAGTTGCGGAACGGCATGGAGGCGATTGCAGAAAACAATAACATTCGAATCGTCGAGCCTTATGAAGAGTTAGGAGCGGCCAAAGGAGTTAGTTATACAGAAAGAGGAGAGGTGGCTCTTAACCCTCGAAATTCAGAACGTCAGGATGCGAAGACATTACTCCATGAACTTACACACGCCAAACTCCATACAAAGGACAATTTCACCGCATACTTAAAACCTGAGAAAGAATTCCAGGCGGAAATGACAGCTTATACCGTTGCTTCCTATTTCAATATTGATACCAGTGACTACTCGTTAGATTATCTGCATAACTGGACGAAGGGGCATGAATTTAAAGACTATGAAAGCCTGTTACAAGAAGTTCAGATAACAGCTAAAGAATTTATTGCGACCATTGAAGAATCTATGGAACAAGAAAAGGAAGGGGAGAAAACTATGAGTCTTAATGAAGAAAAACAAGAAATGCAGGATAAACAGGAAAGAGAGGGAGTAACTTCAGAAAAGCTCTCAAAAATGTATCGAAGCCAAGTGAGCCGGCATAAGGAGGAAAAACTTGAAAAGCATTATTCTCACCAAGACTTCAAAGATGCTTATAAAAAAGAGGTAATGAACTATTTTGAACCAATAGTGGGAAAAGGATTAGATAAAGAAGAAAACAATGACTGGAAAGAACGTTTAAGAAAGATACGTGTTTTTCAAGATACTCAGAGTAAAGAAGAGGTGTACCAACTTAAAAAGGACTCTCTTAAAGAATTAAAAGAGATTCCTTTAACGGATCGCGGAGAGAAGCGACTATCTCGAATCGAAAATAAGCTGGAGCGAGAGTTCCATGAAGGGACAGGAAAAGAAAGCACCAGTTCGGAAGTGAAGGATGGGAAGGGGAACAAGGGGTATTTTCAGATGAAGGAAAAACAAAAAGAAAAAGTAGAGATTGAACGCTAG
- a CDS encoding lysozyme family protein, translating to MPWSLLLQLVPRKVWLWLIGIAIALFLLQMVLFVSAITTLIGFQKNHSNDQVQSVDVVNGTAQVSAAVEQYRPLFEEYAAKYGVSEYVELLMAKTMQESGGLLDDVMQSSESLGLPPNSIEDPERSINVGVRYFSNMLEKAEGDVKLTLQAYNFGGGFIDYANAHNNGEYSKELAIEFSRMKYQELKHTGLYSCIRPESAATGACYGDIGYVEAVLSYLKGGVVEGEIDPTGDWVMPISGSFIQTSDYGMRIDPFDGTKTMHRGMDFACTNAVTPIRAVDNGQVVSVRKGNTGYGNSVIIKHETGLYSHYAHLYSLHVTEGEVVQLKEAVGKCGTTGNSTAPHLHFEVLTKNQYRSDIDPAPYLGL from the coding sequence ATGCCCTGGTCACTATTATTACAACTAGTACCTCGGAAAGTATGGCTATGGCTGATAGGAATCGCCATAGCTCTTTTTCTTTTACAAATGGTTCTGTTTGTTTCAGCGATTACCACGTTAATTGGGTTTCAAAAAAATCATTCCAACGACCAAGTGCAGTCAGTCGATGTGGTAAATGGAACGGCACAAGTGTCAGCAGCCGTGGAGCAATATCGACCACTGTTTGAAGAATATGCAGCTAAATATGGTGTCTCAGAGTATGTAGAGCTTTTGATGGCTAAGACGATGCAAGAATCAGGTGGATTATTAGATGATGTCATGCAATCGAGCGAGTCACTCGGCTTACCACCAAACAGTATTGAGGATCCTGAACGGAGCATTAATGTTGGTGTTCGCTATTTTTCAAACATGTTAGAAAAAGCTGAAGGAGATGTGAAGCTCACCTTGCAAGCCTACAACTTTGGTGGCGGATTTATTGATTATGCCAATGCTCATAACAATGGAGAATATAGCAAGGAATTAGCGATTGAGTTTTCTAGAATGAAGTACCAGGAGTTGAAACACACCGGGCTCTATTCCTGTATTCGTCCTGAGTCAGCAGCTACCGGTGCTTGTTACGGAGATATTGGGTATGTGGAGGCCGTTTTAAGCTATCTGAAAGGTGGCGTTGTCGAGGGAGAAATTGATCCAACTGGCGATTGGGTGATGCCCATCTCCGGGTCATTCATCCAAACTTCTGACTATGGTATGCGCATTGATCCGTTTGATGGAACAAAGACCATGCATCGTGGAATGGATTTTGCTTGTACGAACGCCGTGACGCCGATCAGAGCTGTTGATAACGGCCAAGTTGTCAGTGTTAGAAAGGGCAATACAGGCTACGGGAATAGCGTGATTATCAAGCATGAGACTGGCTTATATAGTCACTATGCTCATCTCTATTCATTGCATGTAACAGAAGGGGAAGTCGTTCAACTGAAGGAAGCTGTTGGAAAGTGCGGGACCACTGGAAACTCAACTGCTCCCCATTTGCATTTTGAAGTATTGACGAAAAATCAGTACCGTTCGGATATCGATCCAGCCCCATATCTTGGCTTGTAA
- a CDS encoding pLS20_p028 family conjugation system transmembrane protein, with the protein MSDEELLDKLLQFSDVLTTNNIFISGLRIMGWGILLFLKMIVDGLEGMVNNVLTLTDFFMSEPVQDFLDTIQPGLYILLAFSLAMIGFRLIFNKEKNRADIPMNIFISIMTITLLAFGMGKVNEFTHDAVDVAQVNTDSFTTSDRVMEDYITDIAVYDETGWEKPDVEEQHHIKPNSLDMISINETIDDSFEKENGDSLSDQGQKLVMNSVGLESNGEEGIVELGKSGLFDFLPENYYRWHVDWLTAMVTLGVMAFTMVLISIKVAKLCFELGFNHVVALIMAYADISTGQRLKAIIKNIGSIFASIIMIFLSLRVYMYYTVFIGENLEGIGYLIALIAGSLAVIDGPNIVQKLFGIDAGLKNAWHVAMGGYLATKTLGPVTKKTVGAIASGGTSAVMNSSAGATGAFAGIAGGQGKGKSIGSQQNKQTPSPMKSTPTQANKQKDRQEPSPMQSLSRDNQQSSSAVNGGQQRTRQQHIENRTVGQYLKDNVEKRIKQNEKVIGAKCTYDLSRNTTEKWKNKFKKRE; encoded by the coding sequence ATGTCAGATGAAGAGCTCCTAGATAAACTGCTTCAGTTTTCTGATGTCTTGACCACTAATAATATATTTATATCAGGTTTACGAATTATGGGATGGGGCATTCTATTATTCTTGAAAATGATCGTTGATGGTTTAGAAGGTATGGTAAACAACGTATTAACGCTGACTGATTTTTTTATGAGTGAACCAGTACAAGATTTTCTGGATACGATCCAGCCTGGACTTTACATCTTGTTAGCTTTTTCACTAGCGATGATTGGTTTCCGATTAATTTTTAATAAAGAAAAGAACCGAGCAGATATACCAATGAATATATTTATTTCTATCATGACGATCACTCTTTTAGCTTTTGGAATGGGAAAAGTCAATGAATTCACCCATGATGCTGTTGATGTAGCTCAGGTTAATACTGATTCATTTACCACTTCTGACCGCGTAATGGAGGATTACATTACGGATATAGCAGTCTATGACGAAACAGGTTGGGAAAAGCCAGATGTAGAAGAACAGCATCATATTAAGCCAAATAGTCTAGATATGATCTCAATTAATGAAACCATTGATGATAGTTTTGAGAAAGAGAATGGTGATAGCTTATCTGATCAAGGACAAAAACTAGTGATGAATAGTGTAGGTTTAGAATCAAATGGAGAGGAAGGAATAGTAGAGTTAGGTAAGAGTGGTTTATTTGATTTTCTACCAGAAAATTATTATCGATGGCATGTGGATTGGTTAACTGCCATGGTTACCCTTGGTGTAATGGCTTTTACCATGGTCTTGATTTCTATTAAGGTAGCAAAACTATGTTTTGAACTTGGATTCAATCATGTAGTGGCTCTTATTATGGCCTACGCTGATATTTCAACTGGGCAACGCCTGAAAGCCATCATTAAGAACATCGGTAGTATTTTTGCTTCAATTATTATGATTTTCCTCAGTTTACGAGTGTATATGTATTACACCGTATTTATAGGCGAAAATTTAGAGGGGATAGGATATTTGATCGCTCTCATTGCAGGAAGTTTAGCCGTTATCGATGGACCGAACATTGTCCAGAAACTATTCGGTATTGATGCAGGATTAAAAAATGCCTGGCATGTAGCGATGGGAGGGTACCTTGCTACTAAAACGCTTGGTCCAGTTACGAAAAAAACAGTTGGCGCCATTGCGAGTGGAGGCACAAGTGCCGTGATGAATTCAAGTGCTGGTGCTACAGGTGCCTTTGCAGGAATAGCTGGAGGACAAGGGAAAGGAAAGTCCATTGGATCACAACAAAACAAGCAAACACCTAGTCCTATGAAAAGCACGCCCACTCAGGCAAATAAACAAAAAGATAGGCAAGAGCCAAGTCCTATGCAGTCTTTAAGCAGAGACAACCAGCAATCTTCCTCTGCCGTAAATGGAGGACAACAGCGAACACGGCAACAACATATCGAAAATCGCACGGTTGGACAATATTTGAAAGATAATGTGGAGAAGAGAATAAAACAGAATGAAAAGGTTATAGGAGCAAAATGCACCTATGATTTATCACGAAATACAACTGAAAAATGGAAAAATAAATTCAAGAAGCGTGAATAA
- a CDS encoding VirB4 family type IV secretion system protein, giving the protein MIKLGSKSSDQDKTKSIGYNPYLLASIQPQGGMSFQESFIRKGDGYEACVHVYSFPKRVSDFWLEPIFNMEHVITTMDVISDDRLKIRDSLNKGMAEQSSRIMNERDNAGIIEAQNNYDDLKELYNQVSEEGEVVKRIHLRHYVSAPTKSELEDKVKVVLSTLQDANFRGSIFLNEQEYEWKALLSNYSDQTHYLNKREGQPIPTIGLAGGFPFHFTSLNDPYGTFYGTTMTGGNVLFDLFHRDHQRKSFNGVMVGAMGAGKSTFLKKIMLDNAIKGYKVRTFDVTGEFAELTEALGGKQIALDGSDGVINPLQVYRTAEDEYTSFTQHLSKLTTFYKFLAPEAKDSELKEYENLLRKLYGKLGLWKEEEESNITKQSVQDYPIFSDFLAFVEDQLYENTKEGKQRENVSLERRRRLENIELNIRNVVETYANLFNGVSTMEHFDSQQVVTFTLRGLSQMRAEVFQAQLFNVLNLLWDSMLTNGAPQFEAYDRGELAFEDAVRYLILMDEAHHIINTKKKSESALDFLSKFSREARKYFGGLLYASHTIRDFVPEGSDQSMVEEIKKLFELTQYKIIMQQDSNNLEMMQQIFTGQLSQSELQDIPYLQTGETMLSIRAVENIRFKVEVSDEEIALFGGGA; this is encoded by the coding sequence TTGATCAAATTAGGGAGCAAGAGTAGTGACCAGGATAAAACGAAGTCGATTGGTTACAATCCTTATCTCCTTGCGAGTATACAACCTCAAGGTGGGATGAGCTTTCAGGAGTCATTTATAAGAAAAGGAGATGGGTATGAAGCGTGCGTTCATGTCTATTCGTTTCCAAAAAGGGTATCGGACTTTTGGTTAGAACCGATTTTTAATATGGAACATGTGATCACGACGATGGATGTTATATCGGACGATCGATTAAAAATAAGGGATAGTTTAAACAAAGGAATGGCAGAGCAGAGTTCCAGAATCATGAACGAAAGGGATAACGCCGGAATCATTGAAGCCCAAAACAACTATGACGACTTAAAGGAGCTATACAATCAGGTCTCAGAGGAAGGGGAAGTAGTGAAACGCATCCATCTGAGGCATTATGTAAGTGCCCCAACAAAATCAGAATTAGAAGATAAAGTGAAAGTAGTATTATCAACCTTACAAGATGCAAACTTTAGAGGTTCCATTTTTTTAAATGAGCAAGAATATGAATGGAAAGCTTTACTCTCCAATTACAGTGATCAGACTCACTACTTAAACAAGCGTGAAGGCCAACCGATTCCAACAATCGGATTAGCAGGAGGGTTTCCATTTCATTTCACTAGTTTAAATGACCCCTATGGCACGTTTTACGGAACGACTATGACGGGCGGAAACGTCCTTTTTGACTTGTTTCACAGAGACCATCAACGAAAAAGTTTCAATGGGGTTATGGTCGGCGCAATGGGTGCTGGGAAATCGACCTTTCTAAAGAAAATTATGCTAGACAATGCAATCAAAGGGTACAAAGTACGAACGTTCGACGTTACGGGTGAATTTGCAGAATTAACGGAGGCACTGGGAGGTAAGCAAATTGCATTAGATGGATCGGATGGAGTCATTAATCCATTGCAAGTCTATCGGACAGCTGAGGACGAATACACGTCATTTACGCAGCACTTGTCTAAGTTGACGACCTTTTATAAGTTTTTAGCTCCAGAAGCTAAGGATAGTGAATTGAAAGAGTACGAGAATCTCTTAAGAAAACTTTATGGAAAGCTTGGTCTTTGGAAAGAAGAGGAAGAGTCAAACATTACAAAGCAGTCTGTTCAGGACTATCCGATTTTCTCGGACTTCCTTGCGTTTGTGGAAGATCAACTCTATGAAAATACTAAAGAAGGAAAGCAAAGGGAGAATGTCAGTTTGGAACGAAGGAGACGGCTAGAAAACATTGAGTTGAACATTCGAAATGTCGTTGAAACATACGCTAATCTCTTCAATGGGGTCTCCACGATGGAACACTTCGATTCACAACAAGTCGTCACATTCACGTTACGTGGCTTGTCTCAAATGAGAGCTGAAGTCTTTCAAGCTCAGTTATTTAATGTGCTGAACTTGTTATGGGATTCGATGTTAACAAATGGGGCTCCTCAATTTGAAGCTTATGATCGAGGGGAGCTAGCATTTGAAGACGCCGTACGTTATTTGATTTTGATGGATGAAGCCCACCACATCATTAATACGAAAAAGAAAAGCGAAAGTGCGCTTGATTTTCTCTCGAAGTTTAGCCGAGAAGCTCGGAAGTATTTTGGTGGATTACTCTACGCAAGTCATACGATCCGAGACTTTGTGCCAGAGGGTTCGGATCAGAGCATGGTAGAAGAGATTAAGAAGTTGTTTGAGTTAACGCAATACAAAATCATTATGCAACAGGATAGCAATAATCTTGAGATGATGCAGCAGATTTTCACTGGGCAGTTAAGTCAGAGTGAGTTACAGGACATTCCGTATCTCCAAACAGGTGAGACAATGCTAAGTATCAGGGCGGTTGAAAATATTCGTTTTAAAGTGGAGGTATCGGATGAAGAAATAGCTTTGTTTGGGGGAGGTGCTTAA
- a CDS encoding DUF5592 family protein, which produces MIVLQYKIPLEIGSELKLNRLFYLKDLLVVLILGGLGFTFRYVVHPSLVWYYTFFWIILTLSCLIRPKTNPGLRMGKALFLAVIRNRVTYCSMDTQANEKGES; this is translated from the coding sequence ATGATTGTTTTGCAATATAAAATCCCTTTAGAAATAGGAAGTGAGCTTAAGCTCAACCGTCTTTTTTACCTTAAGGACTTACTGGTGGTTTTAATTCTTGGAGGACTCGGTTTTACCTTCCGTTATGTGGTACATCCTTCCCTGGTATGGTACTACACGTTCTTTTGGATCATTTTGACACTGTCCTGTTTGATAAGACCTAAAACTAACCCAGGGTTGCGCATGGGTAAAGCCCTGTTTTTGGCTGTAATTCGGAACCGGGTTACTTACTGCTCAATGGATACTCAGGCAAATGAGAAAGGAGAATCTTAA
- the mobP2 gene encoding MobP2 family relaxase — protein sequence MIETVTPGVVLKTKFVTANQKGFQDYIQYVDREEAKGKGEVHHSVFNLYNDYMDDPAKTSSLFTQQTNHLSMDGKSGIKSLFKLAQENNSIMWQDVITFDNDWLQQQGVYDDRSHTLDENRLKEVTRRSMQTMLKKEGLQESAIWSAAIHYNTDNIHIHVATVEPNPTRERGKRKPKTLDAMKSEVVNGLLDRDQERNKINFLIRDHMVHSKKEMSSLEWQNREFKPLFIEVYHQLPNNKTQWQYGYQKLNPIRGKIDDLTTSYLNKFHKEDMNQLHQKLDQEVEVLKRAYGDGEKDKKRYQHYKQNKLDELYKRMGNAFLQEMKGYDRLQNSKHELHSTSPYHNSIRSMLPGFQLQRSLIRIQRSMDQTYEQFINELDHQKLEREIERER from the coding sequence ATGATTGAAACGGTCACACCTGGTGTGGTTTTAAAAACAAAATTTGTGACTGCGAATCAAAAGGGATTCCAAGATTACATTCAGTATGTGGATCGTGAAGAAGCCAAAGGAAAAGGAGAAGTGCACCATTCCGTATTCAATCTATATAACGACTATATGGATGACCCAGCCAAAACCTCATCCCTATTCACCCAACAAACAAATCATCTTTCAATGGATGGGAAAAGTGGAATCAAATCGTTATTTAAACTAGCTCAGGAGAATAATAGCATCATGTGGCAGGACGTGATCACGTTTGATAATGATTGGCTTCAACAACAAGGCGTATACGATGACCGATCGCATACTCTTGATGAGAATCGGCTGAAGGAAGTTACCAGGAGATCGATGCAGACCATGTTGAAAAAAGAAGGACTACAGGAAAGCGCAATCTGGTCCGCAGCTATCCATTATAACACCGATAACATTCATATCCATGTGGCAACAGTAGAACCAAATCCCACACGTGAGCGAGGCAAACGCAAGCCGAAAACGTTAGATGCAATGAAGAGTGAAGTGGTCAACGGATTGCTCGATCGAGATCAAGAACGGAATAAAATCAATTTTCTGATTCGAGATCATATGGTTCATTCAAAAAAGGAAATGAGCAGCTTGGAATGGCAAAATCGTGAATTTAAACCGTTATTCATAGAAGTCTATCATCAGTTACCCAATAATAAGACCCAGTGGCAATATGGCTATCAAAAACTCAATCCGATTCGTGGGAAAATAGATGATCTTACTACCAGTTATTTAAACAAATTTCATAAAGAAGATATGAACCAATTGCATCAGAAACTTGATCAAGAAGTTGAGGTGTTAAAGCGTGCTTATGGAGATGGGGAAAAAGACAAAAAGAGATATCAGCATTATAAACAGAACAAGCTTGATGAGCTCTATAAAAGGATGGGAAATGCTTTTCTTCAAGAAATGAAAGGTTATGACCGGCTACAGAATTCAAAGCATGAATTACACTCTACATCTCCCTACCATAATTCCATTCGCTCTATGTTACCAGGTTTTCAGTTACAGAGATCGTTGATAAGAATTCAACGCTCAATGGATCAGACCTATGAACAATTTATCAACGAGCTGGATCATCAGAAATTGGAACGTGAAATTGAACGAGAAAGGTAG